In one Gracilinanus agilis isolate LMUSP501 chromosome 6, AgileGrace, whole genome shotgun sequence genomic region, the following are encoded:
- the SHROOM3 gene encoding protein Shroom3, which produces MPEGESLRKQWSLYVIDVADTEVIPFPFLSRCSEPVGQPHSWHSTKSREDQSDASMMQISQSTIGTPWHQNYHSSSSTSDVSNYSHAYPRRSPDQYSSQGSMESLDHSGSYPPCHLLSPAKSTSSIDQLTHLHNKRDSAYSSFSTSSSILEYPPTSFSSQECSDTVATTPAQGSLLGGMRQADIRYVKTVYDSKRCISAEYEVNSSALLPPSGESKESVGDQDYDRWHNHPRGGRVPLLSWNQQCSSSHETDSNNLPHKVGAPMPPTRSGSYTILRHYERPNSWSSFENNRYGRPQSSFPGALKTSFPEEHLHTLLEKSPENSPPVKPKQSYTQTTQPGQPMLPTSVYPVPSPEPHFAQMPQPSVNSNGMLYPALIKEHGYTASLSTSDKMATLENGNQNGPSKNAVIFYQAPDYNSPPLVENAEALGKFSSYKPHFISDSENLRGTSLRKDEPRISEGDYMLPSGKEGMHDSIQFSNNHIPQALKINESKPLSRPSEPKRTEFQESPNVRLQTRPEREDLTEDSWNTSGKTSSSFLSLQPISPSTSRQDSQEIQVGPQEGSPDNRTACLINMSKMEQEPKKTVLERRDRQTSRGRPEGGTKGPSSFHNSEPRFEVHRQTSNLTQRQFSSGNALQISHYGKPHFSVLEKVSKFEQREQGNWRPSSVSSCIYKTNKLEHPPSRGSSVISLEDPQGETSFREPSPSIGSMSVGENLVKDSKKKPEGVSWYQPEHQLRRAGEGGHGLTHSESKSLKSAPLMQRSQSTFHLSNKAEEETLWREDRPSSPESPLFEVPLNQAYRNSIKDAQSRVLGATSFRRRDLDLGPSVASQARQKARQRPASAHLGLRSPETSISASPHIPKERHNITPTEGSPPREGPAALVARVGGRKRWTTDQKKRSYSEPEKMNEVGVSGAGESSACYPQRKDVPFGFPENTVANRRRIFEREGKACSTLNLSKPELKQFQQTALADYIQRKTGKRPSSAAGHGPESHSLTAASSMNSLQEQSPVPRRGSATLSTELVGNLERNSFEAQVGPRDRSSSSASSHLRAERHWHARMEPARAVWLGEASGQPSHPQKVTWASEKPFALGTATRGASKSMSAEDLLDRSDVLTVPVHSRSRSSPISDKKCQDILLRGNSDYSLLGKAPSSFVGPGFRQFSHSERSHEEKSSLPHYPGPHLGPYTVPNGSSVPMECLKILDPQRPTSRSSAFGPPAAAKQGPFVSAQTSGTNSTYSPKSYLHAERDVLAGRQPSPAQPQNPRNLEENSVENLAENEIKKNKGPLPQRPPPPRVKWSQSLREDNLPEPSLSFGVPSLKHYPKHQSLPGLLTVMGKGSLQISESAFQAIPLPQEDDDEVFVQESRPRPTPNPTFKTLPLLPPPPPPPSPPPLDLKTQDGNLEDFPPPPPPITYEALGTLSNETYEETCPSNSIKLSKMMLAASQKASAPRTGSFIKSLGAKQTNLLSPLATQNQPTGILGEQSSPEQMLPTQFPKLTQKPTNLTQELTKGSPAPEKTLEDISTETLAKQIVHQDKSLADILDPDSKMKTTMDLMEGLFPQGPCFLKENNIRKKTIQRIASFPVSEGKRSTEKERVGMLINCPAYYNVSAPKAELLNKLKSMPTEGDEDEDQLDVNEKKAKLIRSLRHKLESLKEAKESLLMDIKLNNALGEEVEALVCKLCKPNELDKYKMFVGDLDKVVNLLLSLSGRLARVENVLSGLGEDADSEERSSLNEKKKVLAGQHEDARELKENLDRRERVVLDILANYLTAEQLQDYQHFVKMKSTLLIEQRKLDDKIKLGQEQLNCLLESLPRDFLTKARAPAAPLTPEAEMTPDGDYTFRSGFPALISSL; this is translated from the exons TATATGTTATAGATGTTGCTGACACTGAAGTGAtaccttttccatttctctctagGTGCAGTGAACCTGTGGGCCAACCACACTCCTGGCATTCAACCAAATCTAGGGAAGACCAGTCTGATGCCAGCATGATGCAAATATCTCAGAGCACGATTGGTACTCCTTGGCACCAAAATTATCATTCCAG TTCCTCTACAAGTGATGTCTCTAACTATAGCCATGCTTATCCAAGAAGGAGCCCTGATCAGTACAGCTCACAGGGAAGTATGGAGAGTTTGGACCACAGTGGTAGCTACCCCCCATGCCACCTCCTCTCCCCTGCCAAGTCCACCAGTAGCATTGATCAGCTTACCCACCTCCACAACAAGAGAGACTCTGCTTATAGTTCCTTCTCCACCAGTTCCAGCATCCTTGAGTATCCCCCCACTAGCTTCTCATCCCAGGAATGTTCTGACACTGTGGCCACCACACCTGCCCAAGGCAGCTTACTGGGAGGGATGAGACAGGCTGACATCCGCTATgtcaagacagtctatgatagcAAGAGATGTATCTCTGCAGAGTATGAGGTGAACTCTTCAGCCTTGCTTCCCCCCAGTGGAGAGTCCAAGGAATCAGTGGGTGATCAGGACTATGACAGGTGGCATAATCATCCCAGAGGTGGTAGGGTGCCACTACTCTCCTGGAACCAACAGTGCTCCAGTTCTCATGAAACAGATTCCAACAACCTTCCCCACAAAGTAGGTGCTCCCATGCCCCCAACTCGGAGTGGAAGTTATACAATTCTCAGGCATTATGAGAGGCCCAACTCCTGGTCTAGCTTTGAGAACAACAGGTATGGCCGACCCCAATCAAGCTTCCCAGGAGCCCTAAAGACTTCATTTCCAGAAGAACATTTACACACTCTGCTAGAGAAGAGTCCAGAGAATAGCCCTCCAGTGAAGCCCAAGCAAAGTTATACCCAAACAACCCAACCAGGTCAGCCAATGCTCCCTACCAGCGTCTACCCTGTACCCTCACCTGAACCACACTTTGCCCAGATGCCCCAGCCTTCTGTGAACAGCAATGGGATGCTCTATCCAGCACTCATTAAGGAACATGGTTATACTGCCTCACTGAGCACTTCTGACAAGATGGCTACTCTTGAAAATGGCAATCAAAATGGTCCCAGTAAGAATGCAGTTATCTTCTACCAGGCCCCAGATTATAATTCCCCACCCCTGGTAGAGAATGCAGAAGCCCTAGGTAAGTTTTCCTCATATAAACCCCATTTCATATCAGACTCTGAGAACCTCAGGGGCACCTCCCTGAGGAAAGATGAGCCAAGGATTTCTGAAGGTGACTATATGCTCCCCAGTGGGAAAGAAGGCATGCATGACAGTATACAGTTCTCCAACAATCACATCCCTCAGGCtctcaaaataaatgaaagtaagcCACTTTCTAGACCCTCGGAGCCCAAAAGGACTGAATTCCAGGAGTCTCCAAATGTCAGACTTCAAAcaagaccagaaagagaagacCTCACTGAAGACTCATGGAATACCTCTGGCAAAACTAGTTCAAGCTTTTTATCTCTACAGCCTATTTCTCCAAGTACCAGTAGGCAAGATAGTCAGGAGATACAAGTGGGGCCTCAGGAAGGAAGTCCTGACAATAGAACAGCCTGTCTGATCAATATGAGTAAAATGGAACAAGAACCCAAAAAGACAGTTCTTGAGCGAAGGGACCGGCAAACTTCCCGTGGAAGGCCTGAGGGAGGAACTAAAGGGCCATCCTCTTTCCATAATTCTGAACCAAGATTTGAGGTCCACAGGCAGACGTCTAACCTGACCCAGAGGCAGTTTAGTTCAGGTAATGCCCTCCAGATCTCTCATTATGGGAAACCCCACTTCTCTGTGTTGGAGAAAGTCAGTAAGTTTGAGCAACGTGAACAAGGGAACTGGAGACCCTCAAGTGTGAGCAGCTGCATCTACAAGACCAACAAGTTGGAACATCCACCCAGCAGAGGGAGCTCCGTGATAAGCCTTGAAGACCCCCAGGGTGAAACAAGTTTTAGGGAACCAAGTCCATCCATTGGTTCCATGAGTGTTGGGGAGAACCTTGTCAAAGATAGTAAGAAAAAGCCTGAGGGGGTGTCTTGGTATCAACCTGAGCATCAGCTGAGGAGGGCTGGAGAAGGCGGACATGGACTCACACACTCAGAATCTAAGTCCCTCAAAAGTGCCCCTCTCATGCAACGCAGCCAGAGTACTTTCCACCTTTCCAACAAGGCTGAGGAAGAAACCCTGTGGAGAGAGGACAGGCCCAGCAGTCCTGAGTCACCGCTATTCGAGGTACCCTTAAACCAGGCCTATCGGAACAGTATCAAGGATGCTCAGTCCCGGGTCCTAGGAGCCACTTCATTCCGACGCCGGGATCTTGATCTGGGTCCTTCTGTGGCATCCCAGGCAAGGCAAAAGGCAAGGCAAAGGCCAGCCTCTGCCCACTTGGGGCTGAGGAGCCCAGAAACATCAATATCTGCTTCCCCTCATATCCCCAAGGAACGGCATAACATCACTCCGACTGAGGGGAGCCCACCCAGAGAAGGCCCAGCAGCCCTAGTGGCCCGGGTTGGAGGCCGAAAACGATGGACAACTGACCAAAAGAAGCGTTCCTATTCAGAGCCAGAGAAGATGAATGAAGTGGGGGTGTCTGGGGCAGGAGAGTCGTCTGCCTGCTATCCCCAGAGGAAGGATGTACCCTTTGGCTTCCCAGAAAACACTGTGGCAAACAGGCGCCGCATCtttgagagggagggaaaagcttGCTCCACCCTTAACCTGTCCAAGCCTGAGCTGAAGCAATTTCAGCAGACTGCCCTGGCTGACTACATTCAACGCAAAACTGGGAAGAGGCCATCCTCGGCAGCTGGCCATGGACCAGAGAGCCACAGCCTCACTGCAGCCTCAAGCATGAATTCCTTGCAGGAGCAAAGCCCAGTCCCCAGGAGAGGGTCTGCCACACTGTCCACGGAGCTGGTAGGAAACCTGGAGAGAAACAGCTTTGAGGCACAGGTTGGGCCACGAGATCGAAGCAGTTCCTCTGCCTCCAGCCATCTCCGAGCTGAACGTCACTGGCATGCCAGGATGGAGCCAGCACGGGCAGTTTGGCTTGGAGAGGCCAGTGGCCAGCCCAGTCATCCACAGAAAGTGACCTGGGCCTCTGAAAAGCCATTTGCCCTAGGAACTGCAACCAGGGGGGCTTCAAAATCCATGTCAGCCGAAGATCTCCTAGACCGATCAGATGTTCTGACTGTCCCTGTCCATTCAAGGTCCAGGTCATCCCCCATCTCAGATAAAAAGTGTCAG GATATACTTCTGAGAGGAAACAGTGACTACAGCCTTCTGGGAAAGGCTCCTTCCAGTTTTGTTGGTCCTGGATTCag GCAGTTCAGTCATTCAGAAAGAAGTCATGAAGAGAAGTCATCACTTCCACATTATCCTGGGCCTCACCTGGGGCCCTACACAGTACCAAATGGCTCCTCTGTTCCCATGGAATGTTTAAAGATCCTAGACCCTCAAAGGCCTACCAGCAGATCTTCAGCCTTTGGGCCACCAGCAGCAGCAAAACAAGGTCCTTTTGTATCAGCGCAGACCTCTGGGACCAACTCCACTTATTCTCCCAAGTCTTACCTGCATGCTGAAAGAGATGTCCTTGCTGGGAGGCAGCCTTCTCCAGCACAACCCCAGAATCCAAGAAACCTTGAAGAAAATTCTGTTGAGAATTTAGctgaaaatgagataaagaaaaataagggccCTCTACCTCAGAGGCCTCCTCCCCCCCGAGTGAAATGGTCTCAGTCACTCAGAGAGGACAACTTGCCTGAGCCTTCTTTATCTTTTGGGGTGCCAAGTCTGAAACACTATCCAAAGCATCAGAGTCTCCCTGGACTCCTTACCGTGATGGGAAAGGGCTCCCTCCAAATATCTGAGTCTGCCTTTCAGGCCATCCCACTCCCTCAGGAAGATGATGATGAAGTGTTTGTGCAGGAATCAAGACCCAGACCCACTCCCAACCCCACTTTCAAAACTCTGCCCCTAttacctccaccaccaccacccccttcaCCTCCTCCACTGGACCTGAAGACACAGGATGGCAACTTGGAAGATTTTCCTCCGCCCCCTCCCCCAATTACATATGAAGCACTGGGGACCCTGAGCAATGAGACTTATGAAGAGACCTGTCCCAG CAATTCCATCAAACTGTCCAAGATGATGCTTGCAGCTTCTCAAAAGGCTTCAGCTCCCAGAACCGGCTCTTTCATCAAGTCTCTAGGAGCTAAGCAGACAAACTTATTATCCCCTTTGGCTACTCAGAACCAGCCAACTGGAATTCTTGGAGAGCAGTCTAGCCCAGAGCAAATGCTTCCCACCCAGTTCCCAAAACTTACCCAGAAGCCAACTAACCTGACTCAGGAACTAACAAAGGGCAGCCCTGCCCCTGAGAAGACTCTAGAGGACATCAGCACAGAGACTCTAGCCAAGCAGATTGTTCACCAAGACAAATCCCTGGCAGATATTTTGGATCCAGATTCTAAAATGAAGACTACTATGGACCTTATGGAAGGCTTGTTTCCACAGGGTCCGTGCTTcctgaaggaaaataatataaggaAGAAGACAATACAGAGAATTGCCAGTTTCCCAGTATCTGAAGGGAAGAG GagcacagagaaggaaagagtgggAATGTTGATCAATTGTCCTGCCTACTATAATGTATCTGCACCCAAAGCAGAGCTGCTGAACAAGCTCAAGTCCATGCCTACAGAGGGTGACGAGGATGAGGATCAGCTGGATGTCAATGAAAAGAAG GCCAAACTCATCAGAAGCCTGAGGCATAAACTGGAGTCCCTGAAGGAAGCAAAAGAAAGTTTGCTGATGGATATAAAGCTCAACAATGCCCTGGGAGAAGAGGTAGAAGCTCTGGTCTGCAAACTCTGCAAGCCTAATGAACTAGACAAGTACAAGATGTTCGTAGGCGACCTTGACAAGGTTGTGAACCTCTTGCTTTCCCTCTCTGGACGTCTGGCCCGGGTAGAAAACGTCCTCAGCGGCCTGGGGGAAGATGCTGATAGTGAAGAGCGG